ACCTCTTCAATGATGTGAACGAGTTCTTCCATAGCCCacctccccccctccccccatgCGTGCGTGAGACAGATATGTTGGAAGCTTACCTATAGAAACTCTTGGGCTGAAAGATTAAAAGTTGGCAAGTTATATGTTATCTTTCTTGGATCACCAAATGAGTTGATAGCATATTTTATTCAGCTTGAAGGTTCTGAAATCCTGAGTCCTATTTAGATGGTATAAattagtgtttttttttgtgaaatgaAGGAATAGTTGGAAGTAGAATTGGTTGTTACATACTGAATTATTAGTAAACCTGATTGTTAATATTTAGGCACCACATGATAGTGAAGTATTAGGCAACTGCTAATTATGCCCCTGGTAATTGAATATTTTTGGTGAGTTTGGTTGCCCTTTTTTCCCGTTGACTTGGACAGAAACTCACATGTGTTTATTACAGGTTGGGAGCATCATCCACTAGTGTTGATCTATCAGTAGTTCCAAATGAAGATGGGAGTGCTGCCATATCTTCAGACACATCCAGTGGAGGAAATTTATTTGCGCGAGAGTTACCAGAAGAATTCTCCCCACCACTGGCTATAGACATGTCGTTAGATGTGTCTAAGGTTATTTCCCCCCCTTAAATTGTTGAACTGAATGTCATGCTGATTACATGTTACGCTGCATGCTTTAAACTTGCTCATACTTATGTCTTTTCTTTTCGGTATGGGGTGCATCACTTCAGCCAAAGAGTTATACTTCAGGTGTGAATGTTATGTCTGGTGTGCTCGAGCTTCCAGAGGCATCAATTGAATCATCTGGTGCAAAAGCTGCTGCATGTGGAACTCTTTCAGTTCTGGCCTCACTGTCAAATAAAGGTACATATTTCTGTTGAATGATTCATCAATCTATGTCAACTTTTGTTTACCAGCATTCTTACAAATAGATATCTCTGATGAGGTTAAGGAGGAAGTCATCATGCAAACTCACGAAGCAGGATATTTTGTTAAGGAATTAGATTTCTTAAATTTGACAAGTGTTAATTACAATCTAGTCAATTTGCTGGGATGTTGTAAGTATATACATCAGTAGGGATTTCCCCTACTGTTTCTGTttaaaaaagatataataagtATATTTCTGCATGTCAAAAAAGGGAAAATATTGAACAGGAAGTAGTAAGATAGCTTTAATTCTGCAGTTCCGTAGTTAATCAATGTATGTCATCATTTTATTTCTGTATTGCTATTGCTAGTACAGGAAAATCAGTTCATATTTGCAGTTTGATAGAATCTAGTTTACACCCATGGTATCATCAAAGCAAGTAAATCTAGCTGATAACACTGTATTGTTCCTTAGTAAGCATACATTTCATCGGTAGGCTCGTAGCAACAATGTAGAACGTGGTAATAGCGTTTTATGTGCTATAGTGACAAAACCAATACTTGTTACCATCTGCCTTATCACAGCATTTTATGGTTCTGTAGACATTGTTATGTACTTAAAGAAAAAGCTAATAGGGTTAGAACAAAAGTGCTTTCTCCATGGCCTTATCTTCCATTTTTCTATTATCTTATGCTGTTTTTTCATTGATTATTTGTCAGTTTACAATGATCAAGGAATTCCAGCAGCATTCAGAGTTCCTGCAGGTGCTGTGATTCCATTTGGATCTATGGAGGATTCCCTAAAAAAAAGTGGATCATTAGAATCCTACACAAAGCTTCTAGAGAGGATTGAAGCCGCTCAAATTGAAAATGGTGAACTTGATAGACTAACATCAGAGCTTCAAGCAATGGTTTCCCTTCTTTCTCCATCCAAAGAAATcattgaatctttgaaaaatacaTTCGATCAGAATGTTCGACTAATTGTCAGATCTACTGCTAACGTGGAGGATTTGGCTGGTATGTCAGCCGCTGGGCTATATGAATCAATTCCTAATGTCAGCCTCTCTGACCCAAGTTCCTTTGGAGCTGCGGTTGGACGGGTTTGGGCATCATTATACACAAGGAGAGCAGTCCTTAGCCGCCGAGCGGCTGGTGTCCCTCAGAAAGATGCAAAgatggccattcttgttcaagaAATGCTGCAGCCAGATCTCTCCTTTGTGCTTCACACTGTTAGCCCATCTGATCATGATCCCAAGTTGGTCGAGGCCGAGGTTGCCCCTGGACTGGGAGAAACCCTTGCTTCTGGAACCCGTGGCACCCCTTGGAGACTCTCGTGTGACAAATTTGATGGCGGAGTCACCACTCTAGCTTTTGCAAATTTCAGCGAGGAGATGGTGGTGCTCACCTCTGGTCCTGCTGATGGAGAAGTGGTTCGTCTTACGGTAGATTACAGCAAGAAGCCATTATCTGTTGATGCAACCTTTAGGGGTCAGTTTGGCCAGCGACTCGCTGCTATTGGGCAGTATCTGGAGCAGAAGTTCGGGAGTGCCCAAGATGTGGAAGGCTGCTTGGTTGGCAAAGATATCTTTATAGTGCAGAGCAGGCCACAGCCATAGTAAATAAAGTTTTGCTAAGATGAGTGTGATTACTTGGTTAGGTGAATAAAAATGGATGCATGGCTGAAGAAATTTATGGGTTCTGTAGCACACATAGCAGTTATTCAAGTCCTTTTAAACATCTTGCCTGAAGTAAAATAATGAGTTGGGCCAGGTCCAGCCATGCTCTTGGATGAATTTTGCGAACAGCAAACTTGAGTATAATGTAACGTCTTGTAGTGACCTCGTTTGGATGTAATAATCATAATCTACAGGACATGTAATGTAATATCTAGCTAGAGATGAGAACATATCCATCATTATCGTAGCTGCTTACAGCGAGCAACCGTAGAAAAAGGTACTTCAATCCAGTGAAAGCATGCTTTTGTATGTGATTAGATTGCATGTTTTATAAGTCGGTGGAACGTAGAGTCAAAATTTGAATCTAAAATTGAAGTTTCAGAAGTATTGGACTAGGTACTTTTTGTAGTACACGACATTGGTCGAGGTTGACAAAATCTAAACGGGTTAgcttttttttatattaaacGGTTGATTTCGAGATGTTGCAGTAGGTAGCTTTGCTATGTTTCACTTGTTGATTCTACATGTTGCAAATATTTCAACCCATTTTATTGTAATTTTTCTATGAAGCTGCAATCATGATGCAATATGAAATGTTTCAACAAATGACCATCCAATGTTAGGTGGTTCTTTTTCATGATGTTTCAATATGTTGCACAAGATGCTTTCACATGTTGCAATAGTTAGTTTGCAATGTTGTATTTCCAATGCCACAAGTAATTTAGTCTGATGATTGAATGTTGCTTGCAAGCAACATGACGTACATGTTGTGGCGGTTTTTCTCAAATCTTGTCGGATGGCTGAGAAGAATTTTTAGTACAAATTTTGTATGTTGcaattattattatttcttAGTGTAGATACTATTTTTCTCATGTCGTATATGCTATCTTTTCATATTGTATTGAATGATGGAATGAGTTTTACATAGGACACCGTCTAGCAAGTCCAAAGAAGAAAATATAAAGGATAATCACACCACCGCTACCTTCATTTTGAACAGTTAGTTTGTGCTTATTTTTTTGCACTTTATTTATGTCACTACACTGGTTTATTTTGAAACACAGGGTGTACTCCGTCTCATCCCAAATATAAGTCCATAATAATTCAAATGCATTTACCTTTTTTTCATGTCTACTTCGATTTAAACACACGTCATTCATTTTTAACTCTGACAATAAATGAATAAATGATGGACCATGAATCCAGTGGCGGTATCCAAACTGATTTACTATGGCGTTCATGGTAGGAAGTTTATGCTAGTcattttgaccattaattaaaagtattaaataaagtcagttttcAAAACTAACTCTGGAATCCCTGTGCTAgggaccctgaagaatctaatgaggcctttgatcgcgtgattagagaatgtttattatagtattactgtagataattattaattaattaccgtcattagattcatcgtgaaaaattacatccattcctaaaaaaatttgcaaatagattttatttagtatgcgagatttttttttcgggAAATGTGCGCGCTAGGATCCTAGCgtgatccaaacagggccatatTTCGGAGAGTAAGGAGAAAGTGTTGCAGCACtagtggccttgtttggtttttctAATGCACACAAGCCGAGAAaaaatctcgtatgcatggagtgctaaattaagtctatttgcaaaactttttcagggaTGAGTATAACTTTTCTCGACGAAtgtaatgatggtaattaatcgatgattgactacattgatgctacagtaattatcctctaatcacgcggtcaaagattTCATTAGATTTTTCAGAATTCCTAACACAGaggttctgaaattaattttataaactgattttatttaatattgtaATTAGCGTTCAAAATTTCCTAATATTTCCTAGCGCATAGAACCAAAAACAGGGCATCCGAGCGTAGTGTCTACGTCTACGCTGTGGTCGCAAAGCTGCAGCCGGGGGTGACCTTACTTTTGCTTGTACTACTTCGGAGGAAAATTCAAACGAAAGCCTGGAGCATCCGAGCACGCATGCCTATCGAAGCAACGGTCAACAGGACCGAGCGGGCGACCGCGCGCGCGGGAGAGAGAGACGTGTCAACCGTCCAATCCAGCCGGCGGGTCCCGCTCCCGCGTGCGTGGCTGCCGCAGACGGCAGGCAGGCTCGTCCCCCCCCACGTCCCAGCCCCGAAGCCAGCGTACGCTACCTGGCCGGCCCGCCCGACCCACCACCCGGCGCGACTCCCCAAGCGGCCATCTCTACTCTGTtctgttcggcagctccagcGGCCTCCAGTTCAATAATATTTTtctgttcggcagctccagcagcctccggtccaataatattttttctctcacaacattTCAACACCAATTTCCAATTACCAACCAAATAATAGTATTTTTTCTCATATCATTTCAGCCACTGGTTTCAGCTCCAACCCCAACCTAGCGAAAGGGGAGAGTGGGGGCGTCCGCCCGCCCGCTGGTCCATGCCCCACCGGCGCGCGGGGAGAACCGAAGCCGCGCGGGGCCCCGCCGGAAGCGGCACGGGTGGCGGGCGAGGCGAGtcgcgctcgcccgcccgcgcggCGTCCCGTTCGTTCTCGTCCCCGGCGCGGCAGTGCTGGACCAACGGCAACGGCCGCAGCAGGGTCGGCGAGTGGGGAGGCGCGCCATTAACTCCGCGTAGCCCTGCTAGTGGGGCGGGGTCAGATGGGAATTTTGGGGCGGGTTTTCGAATGGGGATCTGTTTGTGTGGGTAGTAACGGGTTTAGAGATCAACGGGTTGGGGCGGGGTGGGGTGGAGTGGGGGTAGAAATGGATCAGATCGGCTGCTCCCACAAACCAAGAAGGTGACaccgtcgccgctgccggccaccGTCGCCGGATCTGTGGAGGCCGTCGGCGCAGATCCGCGGGCGGAGCAAGGAGGCCGTCGGGCGGAGCGCGGAGGCCGTCGGCGCGGAGCCGCGCGCAGATCCTCTGGGCAGCAGGGGGCGGAGGCCGACGGCCGCGGCCCaggtgctggctgctgctgtaGAGCTGCCCGCCCCGAAGCTTCTCGCCTCTGCTCGCTAGCAAGCAGCTTGAGCACAAGACCCCATTCCCTTCCTTCGAGGatcgcatcgcatcgcatcgGATTTCTCAGATCAGATCCACCGCTGCCGTCTCCGGCCGATGCTACTCCATCCAGTCCGGTCCAGGTAACCTTTACTACTCATTCCAATCCTTCCTCCTCCGACCCCCGTGGATCGGAGGGATTGCCCCAAACCCATGGTGGATGATCAGCTTTGCCTCCGTTTTTGCCTCCGTTAACTAGCTTGCTTGCTTATTTACTCCTGCTTGCTTATTCCAGTAATTTGAGAAATCCTTTAGTTCAGTAATTGTTGCAAATTTACTCCTGCAGACATAGGCAGTTGAAGTTAGCGAACTATTGCACCTGTAGCCTTCCTCTTGAAGCTGTTTGTTAGCCAACTCTTGCACCACAACGACGTGAGATCTGCTGTTTCGGTAATTCAGTATTcttgtttcataatgtttcaTACTTGAAGCAATTGACAGCATGTGTTACTACTCCTGTTTCGTAATGCCTTGGATGGAGTCACTGCAACCCACTTTTAGCGGCATAGGGAGACAAACGATTCGTAATGATTGTGTTGCTAAGTTTGAGAGAGCAAAGATAGAATTACGAAGTGAACTTCAGAGTCTTAGCTCTTGCATATGCTTCACTTCGGATCTTTGGACATCAAACCAAAAGTTGGGATATCTTTGTGTTACAGCCCACTATATTGGCCCTGATtttgttttgaagaaaaagataaTTGCATTTAAGGATGTGAAGTATCCACATACAGGTGTTGCTATTGAGGAAGCCATTACAACTGTTCTGACAGACTATGGAATCAAAGAGAAGATGTTCACAATAACACTGGACAATGCAGCAAACAACAAGACAGCTTGCGATCTTCTGCAAGAAAGCGGAAACCAGAAACTCTTCAAGCTTTGGTATGTTGCAAAGATTGGTTGTACACATATCCCACCAATGAAGTGAGTTAGGGAATTCTGAGAAGCTTATCCTTTGCACGGTCAGACTTCTTATCCCTGCTCTTAGTTCTTTTCAGTTAACCCAAATGAAGTGAGTTAGGGAATTCTGAGATGTTTTCACTTTTCAGTAGTTCTTTCCAGTTTCATTGTAGTAGTTCTTTTTCTGCATTTGCTTAGGGATACAGACTGGTTTCCAGGTTAAGATTTGCCCAAATATTTGAACACTTTCTATGATGCATTTGCTTCTTGTGCAATTGTCTATGGGCACACCTTTGTTTTCATCAGGGGTGAAGCTAGACTCTAATTTGGAGGGTGCATGAGTGGTGACTGGAGGTCTGCTTGGGATGTATCAGAAAATTCAGATTCTGGGGGATTTCCAAATATGGGTCTCTTTCAGTTTTTTTATTAATCTAGTGTTGGTTTTTTCATCTCTAACCTACCCCAACATTGACACAAAGTTGTACAGGCAAACAGATTTGTTCATCTAAGCAAGCACCTTTAATCTGAGATGCCACTTGTCTCATATCAGTTTCATATTTAATGTTTTATTGTTTGACTTTCCTAGTGCCCTCTTTCAGTGTTCTCAGCCTGCACTATTAATCTCAGTTCCATCATGTAGGTTGATGATTACAACATGGTTAATTTTGTACCACTTGACTTGAGAAAGGAGAGCAGGTAACACTGTTTCTTTCCCTTAGGTTGATGATTACAGCACAACTAATTTATCTGGAAGACGATATTTTCATCTTTGCATTCTCAAAATTTCTGGTGCTGAAAGCACACACACATGACACCACTTCTGTGAAAGCCATGTTGAACAGAATCAAAATCATACCATGGGAATAAGATACTATAGATCTGGTCAGTTTGGAATGAAACTTATTACCATTTCATTTTCTTGTTGCTGACTCTGAGAGTTATTGTGCATTTCAAGGCATGGGTGAACATGCAAAACACCGTTCTTTTTTAAAACTATTTTCTTGTATTTTCACACCTCCTAACTACCCTTGTTTTTGCAGCATACAATATGTGCTATCGTACATCGACTCCTTCATCCATTACGGGGAAGATGCTGACGTGAAGGTTAGGGACTTCGATCCTCCCGAGGACGACGACTAGCTATTTGATGCTTTTGGAACTGCAAACGACTAGGTGGTGGTGTCTTCTGTCTTGTGGTGAACCCTTGGTTTTTGAGTAGGCGTTCAAGTGGTGTCTACTTGATCTCTGTAGATGGAACAATGCCAACTCCTGTACGTTATATATACCTGCTTCTGCTTGTATGGCTGACAACTAGTTGCTGCTTGCAAGAAAATCCCACTACTAGTTGCTTGTATGTGCCGAATGAGCCACTAATGcatgtattttcttctttctgtAAACCGTGCTGACGGAGTGAGAATGTTTAATTAGCAACTCATGGCTTCATGTTTTAGTAGAATGCTGCTCCAGTGCTTCCTATTGTGCGCAGCAACAACCCATGCATAACCCACCATTGGTGGGGCGGGTTGGGGCGGATTGATTAGTTAAATATttgggttggggcgggttggcaAAAAAATCATTGTACCGCGGGTAGGGGCGGGATAGGGGCGGATATGTCCCCATTAGCAGGCCTAACTCCGCGCGACAAGCGGAGTGGAGGAGGCCGGGTGCGGGGTGCCTGCCCCCACCCGGCTGCCTGCTCCGGAGCCCAAGCAGAGGCCGACTGGCTCTCTCACGTGACGCCGGGGCCGCGCGTCGAACGAGgggagcgggcggcgcaggcgcagcaACGGTTGGGTGGGGTGGGGAACCGGGAACGCAGGCCAACCGGCCGGGCGGGCATCGACGCCTGTGCGGGgcggaccggccggccggccatctcGTTTCCCGTGGCTCGCGGCTTTTCTAGTACCCCGACTACTCCTGCAGGTACCGTCAGTGTCCGGCACGTTATGGGGAGTACTAGTACATCTTTGTATAGGACGCACTACTTTCTTTTTTCGCACATACTAATCCTCAACTTTTGTAGTATCTTTCCTATTCAATTTGCATTATTTATCTATTACTAGGTTATATTGTAATAGAAAGCAGCAAGAAGGGCTATGCAAGTGGGACAAAAAGAATTATACAGGTTATATTGTAATAGAAAGCAGCAAGAAGGGCTATGCAAGTGGGACAAAAAGAATTATACAGTACTTGTTTATGGAAAGACACATAAGGCAATCCACACTGGTATCCTGTGAAGGATCCTAGAGGAGCCTATAAGGGAAAATCGCCTGCAGCGGCGTCGCGCAAAGCGTCAGCAAGGATTGCGGACGAGCTCGCCTCCCCTAGAAATAGGGGGCTTTCGGGATGTCCGCCATCGGCCAGCGTGGCACGGGGCCTGCGAACCGGCAGCAGCGGCCTCGCCTGCGCCTGGAGAGGGAAAGGGGAAGGAGTAGAGGTGGCCGGTGGGAGAGCATGGCCGCCGGGGTGCGCGAGGTGTggccggcgggggggggggaccaGGTGGTCGGGGGCGCGCCGGCCAGAGGCGTGGGCGGACCCGCCATGGCCATGcggctccagccgccgccgccacccacggcggagggagcaggggcgggggcgggggcggcgtgcGGGCCCGCGGCTCGCCGAGAGTGAGcaagaggaggtggtggtggcgagcGCGGAGGCACGGCGacgaggcggccggcggagggaggaAACTTGGGGTCGAGCTGCCGTCATCGCCGTCGTGAGCTGATGGCGGAGGAAGGAGGCGGGGCAGCcgtccctgctcgccgccgcgccgctcgctggCTTGGGGGCCGAGCGCCTCCGCCAGCCTGGTGGCCGCGCAGCTCGCGTCCCCgcttcgcctccgccgcgcctctGCTCTGGCTCGGCTGCGAGTGCCGCCCGCCTAGCTCGGAGGGCCGTGCCGCCCGCACGCTAGGGGTGACGCGCCAGCCTCCGCCGCGACATGGCGTCCACCggagcgcgaggaggaggaggaacgaGAAGGGAGAGGACGTGCTCGccggccccaccgccgccgcgagccgcgctgcgctcctccgccgcgcgcgctcgccgagcTGTCCCCGTGTCATGGCATCCGCGCGGTTGCCGAGCCATGGCatccgcgcgctcgccggccccgtcgccccccccccccgcaccgCCGGCTCgagccgcgcgcgcccgcggccgcctGCTCTGCCCGGCCTCCGCTCTCCTTGGCGTGCGACATGGCTGGCGGAACCGAGCTGAGCCGAGCTCCAGGCTAGGCCACGCACCGGAGAGGGAGGCGAGGAACGTgggaggcccggcggcggcgaggaggaggagggaggggatgccgcagctcgccggcctccccgTGTGCCGCGCCCATCTCGCCTCCCGCCCCGCCGCTCTCGGCCCCGTGCTGCTCCTCctctgccgcccgccgcccatgGCCCGCTCCGCGcagggctccgccgccgccttcgctgCCTGCCCGCGCAGGGCACCACCCCGTGCCCATggtccacctccgccaccgcccgccgcccggcGTCCCTGGGCCACGCCGCGCAGGCCTCCGCTGCCGGTCCGCGcaatcctccgccgccgcttctgCTACTCGTCTgcctgcgccggcgccgccgccctgtggGAGCCCGCGCTCCCCTGCCGCCGGTCGGCAGGCCCAGCACGAGCATGCTGGATAGGGAACGATAGTAGGTGTGGGATGGTAGAAACAAAAGGGAAAAAATAAATTGACGTGGGGCCATCGTTGATAGTTGATATAGGGAAGAGATTTAGAAGATGGATGGGTGCAGAGAAATATATATAGAGAAAAGAATCTCGATGATCAGAATATCATATTCTTTTTTGAGGATGAATATAGGGAAACATGAGCGTGAACAGCCTAAGGctatcaaaacaaaaaaaaaacaattccaGACTTATCTAATCATAGAAAACACTTTAGCTTACCAATAATAAACAAGTCAAGCATTCTCTATGTCTTACTGTTGTGTTTCTGTAAAAGAAAGCATACAAAGACTTATCTAATCGTAGGATAGAACTATCTCATTgacaataaataaataaacaccCCAATTGGTGTTGCAACATCTATCTCAGCTTTGGTATATCCATTTAAATTTTTCACTCCATCTATTATTAGGTTATTGTATGAGAAAGCATTCGAATGCATTGAAGCGGAACAATAATTTCATTCGTGTCTAAGCAAAGGCGAATAAAATTATCGAAACTGAAAATTTATCATTTCATTCCTATCTACGCAAAGGCGAATAAAATTATCAAAACTGAAAATTTATCGTTTCATCCCTATAAGTAACACAGACATTGTGGGGCCAATTCATTGTGGTATGGATGGACCAGGGTAGTCAGTGACACTCAAGTTTTTCCTTTATgtaggaaaaaaaaatgaagtgaCTGCCCTTAATAACAaacaaaaggaagaaaaaagaacTTGACTATAGGACACCAGGACCATTTCCCTATAAGTAACCCCCACAGGTCCTTCCCCTGCCCCACTCTGCTGTGCTCCCAAGGAGAAAGGATCACTACAGTAAACTAGAGCTAAATCTTCTCCACTGAGCAATGGCGGAAGTGGCTACCAACGGCTCGGAGGTGCTCGCCGCTCCGGCGgccgtgccggcgccggcggcgttcaCCGGCCTGAAGGTGCAGGTGACGGTGCCCGCAGGGCGCGCCGAGGAGGCGGTGGCCTTCTACAAGGCCGCTTTCGCCGCCGAGGAGGTGTCCCGCTCCACCCACCCCAAGCgcaagggcgacggcgaggaggcggcgctgctCTGCGCCGAGCTGAAGGTCGGGGCGGCAACCCTGCTCGTCTGTGACCAGGCCGGCGACGACGTCCCCGCCGTGTAAGCACCCCAAACCCTCGCTAAACCCTTTTATGTTCCTGTGTTTTTTGAGTTCCCTTTTTTGTTGTTGGATTGTAATACATGGTAGATGCACTGCTGTTTCGATTTTTGTCAAATGTTTTTTGTTAAAGTTCATAGATCTGTGAACACCTGCTCCATTCTTTACGGGTGAGACAGTTTATGGAGTCCGTGTCTTGGTGAGAAGCAGTTGGACCCTTTTTTCAGGCTGTTTTTTAGATCCAGTTAGTTTTAACTTTTAACTGGAACTgccattccttttttttttaaaaaaaatatagaacTACTGTTTTCCAGTGGTTTATGTGAATCAGTATCCATTCCTGTTCTTCTCTGGCGCCTATATATCTATTCTTTCGGTATCTCAACACCCACATGTGATTCGGTTAGTATTTATTAATGTTAGATCTGAACACCACGAAAATAGTAGAAGCctaccttttcttttgttttcttgtaCTACTTTCTTTTGGCCTTTTGGCCTTCTGCACTCGTTTTAGTGCCCTTTTGGCCTTCTGCAGTTCATCTGTACTTTGTCTACTTCGGAAACTGCAAAGGCGCACAGGAAATGAATTTGCTACCGTGTGTAATCAGATAGACATTTTTTTCCTAGAGAATAACAGATCCAGTCATTGCAGTGGCATatctaaaaaaatcttttaACACCTTTCATCtgttttttgagaaaaataatgcaaatgTTTTCTTTATCTCTGATAAATAGTACTATTCTGGAGTACGAGGTTTTCCTATTTAATATTTGGTTGCGcggtgtaaaaattttgaaaagacatctttctatatttgaagtactaaatatagactaatcacaaaaataattacagaactcgtctgtaaatcgcgagatgaatctaacgagcataattaatccgtcattagaggttgtttactgtagcatcactgtagcaatttagcgtctgattacagcctagttaggttcattagattcgtctcgtcatttacagacagcagtcgcaatgcgttttttatttcgtctagatttaagtctccatgcgggTGCCGGAAAttgtttttggaattttggttttTGGAACTGAACACGGGCTTACTTGTAGTACCTTGCAAATAAATGGACATCAATGCTCTGCTGCTACCCGCTCACACTGGGTGTGTTCTTTGTTGCAGGGGCAAGGAGGGCGCCGCCGCTAGCGGCCTCGTGCTGCGCCTGGAGACCGACGACGTGAACGCTGCCGcggtgcaggcggcggccgccggcggcgcgccgcagGGGGAGGTCACCGAGGACGGCTGCGGGCTGAGCGCCACCCTCGTCGACCCCTTCGGCGTCACCTGGATCctcgcctcctccacctccgccaaGAAGTGCGCCTAGAAGGTCGGTCCCCGGGCACCGCCGCCAGAATGATGCGCTCCTCAAGCACTTCATcaagagcggcggtggcggtcgtCGTTGTCGCCGACGCTTAATGCGCCTTGAAGGATGATTTCATGAGAAATTGAGAATAATCTGTGGACTGTGATGGCATGGTAGTAGTGTTGTTACTTGTTTAGTCAGTGTAGTTGTGGTCGGTGGATGCTCTAATCGTCGTTAAATTTCAGCATGGTTTTAAGTATCGGTCCTGGTGTCTGGACATTGATGTGGAACTTGGAATATTGATGGGTTAATGTAGGTAATTGGGCAATTTATCCTTGTTTCTGACGGCGTTTCATGTGAGGTTGCGATGAATGGGTTTTTTGAAAGATTGATGAGCAGGACGAGATCATGGTGTCAGTTCTCTGTTCGTGTTTCTTTGTGCGGTTGAGATTGCCTCCAGCCACAGGCTACCTCTACCTGTGCTCGGTTGACAGCCATACAGAGCAACTCGGCGAAGACATAATAGGCTGCAAAGTGCCTCTGTTTGGTGTCTGCAGAAATATTCATTCAGATAGTAAACTGCAGTGGCCGGTTTGGTTTCCATTGCTACAAAAGAATTCAATGGTTAGGCCAATGTTTGGCACAGATTTACAGATTTGGAGGCACAGTTCCCATGGAATCGAATCGAATTGT
The nucleotide sequence above comes from Panicum virgatum strain AP13 chromosome 3K, P.virgatum_v5, whole genome shotgun sequence. Encoded proteins:
- the LOC120699300 gene encoding uncharacterized protein At5g48480-like isoform X1; amino-acid sequence: MAEVATNGSEVLAAPAAVPAPAAFTGLKVQVTVPAGRAEEAVAFYKAAFAAEEVSRSTHPKRKGDGEEAALLCAELKVGAATLLVCDQAGDDVPAVGKEGAAASGLVLRLETDDVNAAAVQAAAAGGAPQGEVTEDGCGLSATLVDPFGVTWILASSTSAKKCA
- the LOC120699300 gene encoding uncharacterized protein At5g48480-like isoform X2, with protein sequence MAEVPAPAAFTGLKVQVTVPAGRAEEAVAFYKAAFAAEEVSRSTHPKRKGDGEEAALLCAELKVGAATLLVCDQAGDDVPAVGKEGAAASGLVLRLETDDVNAAAVQAAAAGGAPQGEVTEDGCGLSATLVDPFGVTWILASSTSAKKCA